A single genomic interval of Pangasianodon hypophthalmus isolate fPanHyp1 chromosome 8, fPanHyp1.pri, whole genome shotgun sequence harbors:
- the si:dkeyp-110g5.4 gene encoding uncharacterized protein si:dkeyp-110g5.4 isoform X2, with product MSSAVDTEVFIPEQASVITVPVNSLPSSITRKISVSPGDSDRPATFISPVELRDKETALNPRPLPPGQFFLPVVTSNRKAFGILRKFLQSGEISLQVADENSRAGSAFCRRKNSIILFDKQIFLSVRNAKASDWPLNQRSSAPSECEAPPLNSPVKTDGGSDITEGRSNEGTRGAEDHGKYAEKRSGDERDVVMECEAQDDDITDRKRSNDGASAAEDHGKCAEVLKEREEDVMKDREENEQQTPPMKDASVNTSNDRRIKLEGESGVYAPGGEDQSSLANAKEYKDGGSQITSNLRENSNPEITSEQGCASETGLAAETHTGNEKRSENPKHSDDKTKISEGESSLAKAKCCKRLIFSRVQSPSLMNVNERQDKSDVEGQISEFEIPSDKTIASVSAAEIADVNDDDRVSQNITNEDVANSKSYVNIQASDGQSSRRESAIEVVDVNDDDHASSVSSDDENAVVPNFSKVKNLLEIAERLKRRINDYINLQGSEVKFKKRKTDDIVVETDSDCDDGVIVESCGEVDGSSTDEPNQHGSCKREATSSSAAAQGCESAVEIVDVDDDRVLHKHTNDANRDANRDANRDAAGSKKSRVCPSPSVKRCEGDVDDDVEDLNDDDEVIINDQEIVNEHERWFGDVAKGCKRKIFDGIKDETNSDVAAAAQNSGANGSSAKRSKLDDANFSPERKPLESAVDSNSQVKNYNRDGEIIEVDGNDEIHTSANNRNENVATVQSCANETTVQRNRGNAEDSSDKVNSCGRRGENVECQSSLEKIKSCKRNVSDSNSTDEPNLDVKSLVQVQIIETEDPSAKYFKSANVTNPGGKTREKCAKAQRADDQNDLINNENSSEDHISKAKSLLTKSDVEIAEVCDNYQVLRKSTQEPNQDDTNSNTQNDVNKTKTLAAKGPISEVQSSSVKNKSCKTAAEIVDVRDDNRTNDTNQIVTSVENCVESNVSEVQDESVAETVEASDEQDRASSDVTKGGICVESYVSEVQSAAEDRALAGKSYSEEPNGDVTTSEVSGCESDVEDALVEEDNDLALASFTDEPNPYRTISESCGELQICDVWSLSAMSERHESNPEGQAFDPHPDGELADEQSEATNQRARGDEVGVLPRPTSSRANHELDYMVLRWEENVNRIRARLRGMEEKLKSHL from the exons ATGTCGTCAGCAGTAGACACTGAGGTGTTCATCCCGGAGCAGGCGAGTGTCATCACCGTCCCTGTGAACTCGCTGCCTTCGTCCATCACCAGGAAGATATCCGTGAGTCCCGGTGACTCCGACCGACCGGCGACGTTCATCTCCCCGGTGGAGCTGAGGGACAAAGAGACGGCACTGAATCCACGACCTTTGCCCCCGGGACAGTTCTTCCTGCCAGTCGTGACCTCTAACCGCAAAGCTTTCGGGATTCTCCGGAAATTTCTACAGTCAG GTGAGATCTCGCTGCAGGTTGCTGATGAGAACTCACGAGCGGGTTCTGCGTTCTGCAGAAGGAAAAACTCCATCATTCTGTTTGACAAACagatttttctctctgtaagAAATGCCaaggcttctgattggccactGAACCaacgaagctccgccccctctgAGTGTGAAGCCCCGCCCCTGAATTCACCTGTAAAAACG GATggaggaagtgacatcactgaGGGGCGGAGTAATGAAGGTACACGTGGAGCAGAGGATCATGGGAAATACGCAGAGAAGCGAAGTGGTGATGAACGTGATGTCGTGATGGAGTGTGAAGCG CAGGATGATGACATCACTGACAGGAAGAGGAGTAACGATGGCGCCAGTGCTGCAGAGGATCATGGGAAATGTGCAGAGGTGTTGAAGGAAAGAGAAGAGGATGTGATGAAGGACAGAGAAGAAAACGAACAGCAAACGCCGCCAATGAAAGATGCGAGCGTGAACACGTCTAACGACAGGCGCATAAAGCTGGAGGGGGAGAGCGGCGTTTACGCGCCGGGCGGCGAAGATCAGAGCTCATTGGCTAACGCTAAGGAATATAAAGATGGAGGAAGTCAGATTACGTCGAACCTCAGAGAAAACTCTAATCCAGAAATAACGAGTGAGCAAGGATGCGCTAGCGAGACGGGATTAGCAGCGGAAACTCACACAGGAAACGAAAAGAGATCGGAAAATCCGAAACACAGTGATGATAAAACCAAAATTAGCGAAGGTGAGAGTTCATTAGCTAAAGCTAAATGTTGCAAACGTCTAATTTTTTCCAGGGTTCAGAGTCCATCACTAATGAACGTAAACGAACGTCAAGACAAAAGTGACGTTGAAGGTCAAATCAGCGAATTCGAGATTCCTTCGGATAAAACGATAGCCTCCGTCAGTGCTGCTGAGATCGCAGACGTAAACGACGATGATCGAGTTTCCCAAAACATCACGAATGAAGACGTAGCGAATTCTAAAAGTTACGTCAATATTCAGGCGAGCGACGGTCAGAGTTCACGCCGTGAAAGTGCCATTGAGGTCGTAGACGTGAACGACGACGATCACGCTTCCAGCGTAAGCTCAGACGATGAAAACGCAGTCGTACCAAACTTTAGCAAAGTTAAGAATTTGTTGGAAATTGCTGAACGCCTCAAACGAAGAATTAATGATTACATTAACTTGCAGGGTTCGGaggttaaatttaaaaaacgtAAAACTGATGACATCGTCGTGGAAACGGATAGCGATTGCGACGACGGGGTAATCGTTGAAAGTTGTGGGGAAGTTGATGGCAGCAGCACAGACGAACCGAATCAACACGGTTCATGTAAAAGAGAAGCCACGAGTTCTTCAGCTGCAGCTCAAGGCTGCGAAAGTGCTGTCGAGATCGTAGACGTAGACGACGATCGAGTTTTACACAAACATACGAATGACGCAAATCGAGACGCAAATCGAGATGCAAATCGAGACGCAGCAGGTTCTAAGAAGTCGAGGGTGTGTCCGAGTCCTTCAGTTAAGCGCTGCGAAGGCGATGTTGATGACGATGTTGAGGACCTTAATGACGATGATGAGGTCATCATAAACGACCAAGAGATCGTAAACGAACACGAACGTTGGTTTGGTGACGTAGCTAAAGGATGTAAACGTAAGATTTTCGACGGAATCAAGGATGAGACGAATTCAGACGTAGCGGCTGCTGCGCAGAACAGTGGAGCGAATGGTTCGTCGGCTAAACGATCTAAACTTGATGATGCGAATTTCTCGCCTGAACGTAAACCTTTGGAAAGTGCCGTAGATTCAAACTCTCAGGTTAAAAATTATAATCGTGATGGCGAGATCATCGAGGTTGATGGTAATGATGAAATCCACACAAGCGCAaacaacagaaatgaaaatgtcGCCACGGTTCAAAGTTGCGCTAACGAGACGACGGTTCAGAGAAACAGAGGAAATGCTGAGGATTCGTCGGATAAAGTTAACAGCTGTGGACGACGAGGCGAGAACGTTGAATGTCAGAGTTCGTTGGAGAAAATCAAAAGTTGTAAACGGAACGTTTCCGATAGCAACAGCACTGATGAGCCAAATTTGGATGTTAAAAGTCTCGTTCAGGTACAGATTATCGAAACTGAAGATCCGTCGGCTAAATACTTTAAATCAGCTAACGTTACGAATCCAGGTGGAAAAACTCGCGAAAAATGCGCTAAAGCTCAGAGGGCGGACGATCAAAATGATCTAATAAATAACGAAAATTCCTCTGAAGATCATATTAGTAAAGCCAAAAGTTTGTTAACTAAAAGCGATGTGGAGATCGCGGAGGTCTGCGACAACTATCAGGTTTTGCGTAAAAGCACACAGGAGCCAAATCAAGACGATACAAATTCTAATACACAAAatgacgttaataagacaaagactCTAGCTGCTAAAGGTCCGATCAGCGAAGTTCAGAGTTCTTccgttaaaaataaaagctgtaaaacTGCGGCGGAGATCGTGGACGTACGTGATGACAATCGAACTAACGACACAAATCAAATCGTAACAAGTGTGGAAAATTGCGTTGAATCTAACGTCAGCGAGGTTCAGGATGAAAGTGTTGCTGAGACGGTGGAAGCGAGTGACGAACAAGATCGAGCTTCATCTGACGTAACGAAAGGCGGAATTTGCGTCGAATCGTATGTTAGCGAGGTTCAGAGTGCTGCTGAGGATCGAGCGTTAGCCGGGAAAAGCTACTCCGAGGAACCGAATGGAGACGTAACAACTAGCGAAGTTTCAGGGTGTGAAAGTGACGTTGAGGATGCTCTCGTAGAAGAGGATAACGATCTAGCCTTAGCTAGCTTCACAGACGAACCGAATCCATACAGAACAATTTCCGAAAGTTGCGGCGAACTTCAGATCTGTGATGTTTGGAGTTTATCAGCGATGTCTGAACGCCACGAGAGCAATCCTGAAGGCCAAGCGTTTGACCCGCATCCAGACGGCGAGCTTGCAGACGAACAATCGGAGGCTACCAATCAGAGAGCACGTGGTGATGAAGTGGGCGTTTTGCCCCGCCCCACATCTTCTCGGGCGAATCACGAGTTGGATTACATGGTGCTGAGGTGGGAGGAGAACGTCAACCGGATCCGAGCGAGACTCAGAGGGATGGAGGAGAAACTCAAGTCACACCTCTGA
- the si:dkeyp-110g5.4 gene encoding uncharacterized protein si:dkeyp-110g5.4 isoform X1, with protein MSSAVDTEVFIPEQASVITVPVNSLPSSITRKISVSPGDSDRPATFISPVELRDKETALNPRPLPPGQFFLPVVTSNRKAFGILRKFLQSGEISLQVADENSRAGSAFCRRKNSIILFDKQIFLSVRNAKASDWPLNQRSSAPSECEAPPLNSPVKTQDGGSDITEGRSNEGTRGAEDHGKYAEKRSGDERDVVMECEAQDDDITDRKRSNDGASAAEDHGKCAEVLKEREEDVMKDREENEQQTPPMKDASVNTSNDRRIKLEGESGVYAPGGEDQSSLANAKEYKDGGSQITSNLRENSNPEITSEQGCASETGLAAETHTGNEKRSENPKHSDDKTKISEGESSLAKAKCCKRLIFSRVQSPSLMNVNERQDKSDVEGQISEFEIPSDKTIASVSAAEIADVNDDDRVSQNITNEDVANSKSYVNIQASDGQSSRRESAIEVVDVNDDDHASSVSSDDENAVVPNFSKVKNLLEIAERLKRRINDYINLQGSEVKFKKRKTDDIVVETDSDCDDGVIVESCGEVDGSSTDEPNQHGSCKREATSSSAAAQGCESAVEIVDVDDDRVLHKHTNDANRDANRDANRDAAGSKKSRVCPSPSVKRCEGDVDDDVEDLNDDDEVIINDQEIVNEHERWFGDVAKGCKRKIFDGIKDETNSDVAAAAQNSGANGSSAKRSKLDDANFSPERKPLESAVDSNSQVKNYNRDGEIIEVDGNDEIHTSANNRNENVATVQSCANETTVQRNRGNAEDSSDKVNSCGRRGENVECQSSLEKIKSCKRNVSDSNSTDEPNLDVKSLVQVQIIETEDPSAKYFKSANVTNPGGKTREKCAKAQRADDQNDLINNENSSEDHISKAKSLLTKSDVEIAEVCDNYQVLRKSTQEPNQDDTNSNTQNDVNKTKTLAAKGPISEVQSSSVKNKSCKTAAEIVDVRDDNRTNDTNQIVTSVENCVESNVSEVQDESVAETVEASDEQDRASSDVTKGGICVESYVSEVQSAAEDRALAGKSYSEEPNGDVTTSEVSGCESDVEDALVEEDNDLALASFTDEPNPYRTISESCGELQICDVWSLSAMSERHESNPEGQAFDPHPDGELADEQSEATNQRARGDEVGVLPRPTSSRANHELDYMVLRWEENVNRIRARLRGMEEKLKSHL; from the exons ATGTCGTCAGCAGTAGACACTGAGGTGTTCATCCCGGAGCAGGCGAGTGTCATCACCGTCCCTGTGAACTCGCTGCCTTCGTCCATCACCAGGAAGATATCCGTGAGTCCCGGTGACTCCGACCGACCGGCGACGTTCATCTCCCCGGTGGAGCTGAGGGACAAAGAGACGGCACTGAATCCACGACCTTTGCCCCCGGGACAGTTCTTCCTGCCAGTCGTGACCTCTAACCGCAAAGCTTTCGGGATTCTCCGGAAATTTCTACAGTCAG GTGAGATCTCGCTGCAGGTTGCTGATGAGAACTCACGAGCGGGTTCTGCGTTCTGCAGAAGGAAAAACTCCATCATTCTGTTTGACAAACagatttttctctctgtaagAAATGCCaaggcttctgattggccactGAACCaacgaagctccgccccctctgAGTGTGAAGCCCCGCCCCTGAATTCACCTGTAAAAACG CAGGATggaggaagtgacatcactgaGGGGCGGAGTAATGAAGGTACACGTGGAGCAGAGGATCATGGGAAATACGCAGAGAAGCGAAGTGGTGATGAACGTGATGTCGTGATGGAGTGTGAAGCG CAGGATGATGACATCACTGACAGGAAGAGGAGTAACGATGGCGCCAGTGCTGCAGAGGATCATGGGAAATGTGCAGAGGTGTTGAAGGAAAGAGAAGAGGATGTGATGAAGGACAGAGAAGAAAACGAACAGCAAACGCCGCCAATGAAAGATGCGAGCGTGAACACGTCTAACGACAGGCGCATAAAGCTGGAGGGGGAGAGCGGCGTTTACGCGCCGGGCGGCGAAGATCAGAGCTCATTGGCTAACGCTAAGGAATATAAAGATGGAGGAAGTCAGATTACGTCGAACCTCAGAGAAAACTCTAATCCAGAAATAACGAGTGAGCAAGGATGCGCTAGCGAGACGGGATTAGCAGCGGAAACTCACACAGGAAACGAAAAGAGATCGGAAAATCCGAAACACAGTGATGATAAAACCAAAATTAGCGAAGGTGAGAGTTCATTAGCTAAAGCTAAATGTTGCAAACGTCTAATTTTTTCCAGGGTTCAGAGTCCATCACTAATGAACGTAAACGAACGTCAAGACAAAAGTGACGTTGAAGGTCAAATCAGCGAATTCGAGATTCCTTCGGATAAAACGATAGCCTCCGTCAGTGCTGCTGAGATCGCAGACGTAAACGACGATGATCGAGTTTCCCAAAACATCACGAATGAAGACGTAGCGAATTCTAAAAGTTACGTCAATATTCAGGCGAGCGACGGTCAGAGTTCACGCCGTGAAAGTGCCATTGAGGTCGTAGACGTGAACGACGACGATCACGCTTCCAGCGTAAGCTCAGACGATGAAAACGCAGTCGTACCAAACTTTAGCAAAGTTAAGAATTTGTTGGAAATTGCTGAACGCCTCAAACGAAGAATTAATGATTACATTAACTTGCAGGGTTCGGaggttaaatttaaaaaacgtAAAACTGATGACATCGTCGTGGAAACGGATAGCGATTGCGACGACGGGGTAATCGTTGAAAGTTGTGGGGAAGTTGATGGCAGCAGCACAGACGAACCGAATCAACACGGTTCATGTAAAAGAGAAGCCACGAGTTCTTCAGCTGCAGCTCAAGGCTGCGAAAGTGCTGTCGAGATCGTAGACGTAGACGACGATCGAGTTTTACACAAACATACGAATGACGCAAATCGAGACGCAAATCGAGATGCAAATCGAGACGCAGCAGGTTCTAAGAAGTCGAGGGTGTGTCCGAGTCCTTCAGTTAAGCGCTGCGAAGGCGATGTTGATGACGATGTTGAGGACCTTAATGACGATGATGAGGTCATCATAAACGACCAAGAGATCGTAAACGAACACGAACGTTGGTTTGGTGACGTAGCTAAAGGATGTAAACGTAAGATTTTCGACGGAATCAAGGATGAGACGAATTCAGACGTAGCGGCTGCTGCGCAGAACAGTGGAGCGAATGGTTCGTCGGCTAAACGATCTAAACTTGATGATGCGAATTTCTCGCCTGAACGTAAACCTTTGGAAAGTGCCGTAGATTCAAACTCTCAGGTTAAAAATTATAATCGTGATGGCGAGATCATCGAGGTTGATGGTAATGATGAAATCCACACAAGCGCAaacaacagaaatgaaaatgtcGCCACGGTTCAAAGTTGCGCTAACGAGACGACGGTTCAGAGAAACAGAGGAAATGCTGAGGATTCGTCGGATAAAGTTAACAGCTGTGGACGACGAGGCGAGAACGTTGAATGTCAGAGTTCGTTGGAGAAAATCAAAAGTTGTAAACGGAACGTTTCCGATAGCAACAGCACTGATGAGCCAAATTTGGATGTTAAAAGTCTCGTTCAGGTACAGATTATCGAAACTGAAGATCCGTCGGCTAAATACTTTAAATCAGCTAACGTTACGAATCCAGGTGGAAAAACTCGCGAAAAATGCGCTAAAGCTCAGAGGGCGGACGATCAAAATGATCTAATAAATAACGAAAATTCCTCTGAAGATCATATTAGTAAAGCCAAAAGTTTGTTAACTAAAAGCGATGTGGAGATCGCGGAGGTCTGCGACAACTATCAGGTTTTGCGTAAAAGCACACAGGAGCCAAATCAAGACGATACAAATTCTAATACACAAAatgacgttaataagacaaagactCTAGCTGCTAAAGGTCCGATCAGCGAAGTTCAGAGTTCTTccgttaaaaataaaagctgtaaaacTGCGGCGGAGATCGTGGACGTACGTGATGACAATCGAACTAACGACACAAATCAAATCGTAACAAGTGTGGAAAATTGCGTTGAATCTAACGTCAGCGAGGTTCAGGATGAAAGTGTTGCTGAGACGGTGGAAGCGAGTGACGAACAAGATCGAGCTTCATCTGACGTAACGAAAGGCGGAATTTGCGTCGAATCGTATGTTAGCGAGGTTCAGAGTGCTGCTGAGGATCGAGCGTTAGCCGGGAAAAGCTACTCCGAGGAACCGAATGGAGACGTAACAACTAGCGAAGTTTCAGGGTGTGAAAGTGACGTTGAGGATGCTCTCGTAGAAGAGGATAACGATCTAGCCTTAGCTAGCTTCACAGACGAACCGAATCCATACAGAACAATTTCCGAAAGTTGCGGCGAACTTCAGATCTGTGATGTTTGGAGTTTATCAGCGATGTCTGAACGCCACGAGAGCAATCCTGAAGGCCAAGCGTTTGACCCGCATCCAGACGGCGAGCTTGCAGACGAACAATCGGAGGCTACCAATCAGAGAGCACGTGGTGATGAAGTGGGCGTTTTGCCCCGCCCCACATCTTCTCGGGCGAATCACGAGTTGGATTACATGGTGCTGAGGTGGGAGGAGAACGTCAACCGGATCCGAGCGAGACTCAGAGGGATGGAGGAGAAACTCAAGTCACACCTCTGA
- the si:dkeyp-110g5.4 gene encoding uncharacterized protein si:dkeyp-110g5.4 isoform X3 — MSSAVDTEVFIPEQASVITVPVNSLPSSITRKISVSPGDSDRPATFISPVELRDKETALNPRPLPPGQFFLPVVTSNRKAFGILRKFLQSGEISLQVADENSRAGSAFCRRKNSIILFDKQIFLSVRNAKASDWPLNQRSSAPSECEAPPLNSPVKTQDGGSDITEGRSNEGTRGAEDHGKYAEKRSGDERDVVMECEADDDITDRKRSNDGASAAEDHGKCAEVLKEREEDVMKDREENEQQTPPMKDASVNTSNDRRIKLEGESGVYAPGGEDQSSLANAKEYKDGGSQITSNLRENSNPEITSEQGCASETGLAAETHTGNEKRSENPKHSDDKTKISEGESSLAKAKCCKRLIFSRVQSPSLMNVNERQDKSDVEGQISEFEIPSDKTIASVSAAEIADVNDDDRVSQNITNEDVANSKSYVNIQASDGQSSRRESAIEVVDVNDDDHASSVSSDDENAVVPNFSKVKNLLEIAERLKRRINDYINLQGSEVKFKKRKTDDIVVETDSDCDDGVIVESCGEVDGSSTDEPNQHGSCKREATSSSAAAQGCESAVEIVDVDDDRVLHKHTNDANRDANRDANRDAAGSKKSRVCPSPSVKRCEGDVDDDVEDLNDDDEVIINDQEIVNEHERWFGDVAKGCKRKIFDGIKDETNSDVAAAAQNSGANGSSAKRSKLDDANFSPERKPLESAVDSNSQVKNYNRDGEIIEVDGNDEIHTSANNRNENVATVQSCANETTVQRNRGNAEDSSDKVNSCGRRGENVECQSSLEKIKSCKRNVSDSNSTDEPNLDVKSLVQVQIIETEDPSAKYFKSANVTNPGGKTREKCAKAQRADDQNDLINNENSSEDHISKAKSLLTKSDVEIAEVCDNYQVLRKSTQEPNQDDTNSNTQNDVNKTKTLAAKGPISEVQSSSVKNKSCKTAAEIVDVRDDNRTNDTNQIVTSVENCVESNVSEVQDESVAETVEASDEQDRASSDVTKGGICVESYVSEVQSAAEDRALAGKSYSEEPNGDVTTSEVSGCESDVEDALVEEDNDLALASFTDEPNPYRTISESCGELQICDVWSLSAMSERHESNPEGQAFDPHPDGELADEQSEATNQRARGDEVGVLPRPTSSRANHELDYMVLRWEENVNRIRARLRGMEEKLKSHL, encoded by the exons ATGTCGTCAGCAGTAGACACTGAGGTGTTCATCCCGGAGCAGGCGAGTGTCATCACCGTCCCTGTGAACTCGCTGCCTTCGTCCATCACCAGGAAGATATCCGTGAGTCCCGGTGACTCCGACCGACCGGCGACGTTCATCTCCCCGGTGGAGCTGAGGGACAAAGAGACGGCACTGAATCCACGACCTTTGCCCCCGGGACAGTTCTTCCTGCCAGTCGTGACCTCTAACCGCAAAGCTTTCGGGATTCTCCGGAAATTTCTACAGTCAG GTGAGATCTCGCTGCAGGTTGCTGATGAGAACTCACGAGCGGGTTCTGCGTTCTGCAGAAGGAAAAACTCCATCATTCTGTTTGACAAACagatttttctctctgtaagAAATGCCaaggcttctgattggccactGAACCaacgaagctccgccccctctgAGTGTGAAGCCCCGCCCCTGAATTCACCTGTAAAAACG CAGGATggaggaagtgacatcactgaGGGGCGGAGTAATGAAGGTACACGTGGAGCAGAGGATCATGGGAAATACGCAGAGAAGCGAAGTGGTGATGAACGTGATGTCGTGATGGAGTGTGAAGCG GATGATGACATCACTGACAGGAAGAGGAGTAACGATGGCGCCAGTGCTGCAGAGGATCATGGGAAATGTGCAGAGGTGTTGAAGGAAAGAGAAGAGGATGTGATGAAGGACAGAGAAGAAAACGAACAGCAAACGCCGCCAATGAAAGATGCGAGCGTGAACACGTCTAACGACAGGCGCATAAAGCTGGAGGGGGAGAGCGGCGTTTACGCGCCGGGCGGCGAAGATCAGAGCTCATTGGCTAACGCTAAGGAATATAAAGATGGAGGAAGTCAGATTACGTCGAACCTCAGAGAAAACTCTAATCCAGAAATAACGAGTGAGCAAGGATGCGCTAGCGAGACGGGATTAGCAGCGGAAACTCACACAGGAAACGAAAAGAGATCGGAAAATCCGAAACACAGTGATGATAAAACCAAAATTAGCGAAGGTGAGAGTTCATTAGCTAAAGCTAAATGTTGCAAACGTCTAATTTTTTCCAGGGTTCAGAGTCCATCACTAATGAACGTAAACGAACGTCAAGACAAAAGTGACGTTGAAGGTCAAATCAGCGAATTCGAGATTCCTTCGGATAAAACGATAGCCTCCGTCAGTGCTGCTGAGATCGCAGACGTAAACGACGATGATCGAGTTTCCCAAAACATCACGAATGAAGACGTAGCGAATTCTAAAAGTTACGTCAATATTCAGGCGAGCGACGGTCAGAGTTCACGCCGTGAAAGTGCCATTGAGGTCGTAGACGTGAACGACGACGATCACGCTTCCAGCGTAAGCTCAGACGATGAAAACGCAGTCGTACCAAACTTTAGCAAAGTTAAGAATTTGTTGGAAATTGCTGAACGCCTCAAACGAAGAATTAATGATTACATTAACTTGCAGGGTTCGGaggttaaatttaaaaaacgtAAAACTGATGACATCGTCGTGGAAACGGATAGCGATTGCGACGACGGGGTAATCGTTGAAAGTTGTGGGGAAGTTGATGGCAGCAGCACAGACGAACCGAATCAACACGGTTCATGTAAAAGAGAAGCCACGAGTTCTTCAGCTGCAGCTCAAGGCTGCGAAAGTGCTGTCGAGATCGTAGACGTAGACGACGATCGAGTTTTACACAAACATACGAATGACGCAAATCGAGACGCAAATCGAGATGCAAATCGAGACGCAGCAGGTTCTAAGAAGTCGAGGGTGTGTCCGAGTCCTTCAGTTAAGCGCTGCGAAGGCGATGTTGATGACGATGTTGAGGACCTTAATGACGATGATGAGGTCATCATAAACGACCAAGAGATCGTAAACGAACACGAACGTTGGTTTGGTGACGTAGCTAAAGGATGTAAACGTAAGATTTTCGACGGAATCAAGGATGAGACGAATTCAGACGTAGCGGCTGCTGCGCAGAACAGTGGAGCGAATGGTTCGTCGGCTAAACGATCTAAACTTGATGATGCGAATTTCTCGCCTGAACGTAAACCTTTGGAAAGTGCCGTAGATTCAAACTCTCAGGTTAAAAATTATAATCGTGATGGCGAGATCATCGAGGTTGATGGTAATGATGAAATCCACACAAGCGCAaacaacagaaatgaaaatgtcGCCACGGTTCAAAGTTGCGCTAACGAGACGACGGTTCAGAGAAACAGAGGAAATGCTGAGGATTCGTCGGATAAAGTTAACAGCTGTGGACGACGAGGCGAGAACGTTGAATGTCAGAGTTCGTTGGAGAAAATCAAAAGTTGTAAACGGAACGTTTCCGATAGCAACAGCACTGATGAGCCAAATTTGGATGTTAAAAGTCTCGTTCAGGTACAGATTATCGAAACTGAAGATCCGTCGGCTAAATACTTTAAATCAGCTAACGTTACGAATCCAGGTGGAAAAACTCGCGAAAAATGCGCTAAAGCTCAGAGGGCGGACGATCAAAATGATCTAATAAATAACGAAAATTCCTCTGAAGATCATATTAGTAAAGCCAAAAGTTTGTTAACTAAAAGCGATGTGGAGATCGCGGAGGTCTGCGACAACTATCAGGTTTTGCGTAAAAGCACACAGGAGCCAAATCAAGACGATACAAATTCTAATACACAAAatgacgttaataagacaaagactCTAGCTGCTAAAGGTCCGATCAGCGAAGTTCAGAGTTCTTccgttaaaaataaaagctgtaaaacTGCGGCGGAGATCGTGGACGTACGTGATGACAATCGAACTAACGACACAAATCAAATCGTAACAAGTGTGGAAAATTGCGTTGAATCTAACGTCAGCGAGGTTCAGGATGAAAGTGTTGCTGAGACGGTGGAAGCGAGTGACGAACAAGATCGAGCTTCATCTGACGTAACGAAAGGCGGAATTTGCGTCGAATCGTATGTTAGCGAGGTTCAGAGTGCTGCTGAGGATCGAGCGTTAGCCGGGAAAAGCTACTCCGAGGAACCGAATGGAGACGTAACAACTAGCGAAGTTTCAGGGTGTGAAAGTGACGTTGAGGATGCTCTCGTAGAAGAGGATAACGATCTAGCCTTAGCTAGCTTCACAGACGAACCGAATCCATACAGAACAATTTCCGAAAGTTGCGGCGAACTTCAGATCTGTGATGTTTGGAGTTTATCAGCGATGTCTGAACGCCACGAGAGCAATCCTGAAGGCCAAGCGTTTGACCCGCATCCAGACGGCGAGCTTGCAGACGAACAATCGGAGGCTACCAATCAGAGAGCACGTGGTGATGAAGTGGGCGTTTTGCCCCGCCCCACATCTTCTCGGGCGAATCACGAGTTGGATTACATGGTGCTGAGGTGGGAGGAGAACGTCAACCGGATCCGAGCGAGACTCAGAGGGATGGAGGAGAAACTCAAGTCACACCTCTGA
- the igf3 gene encoding insulin-like growth factor 3, whose product MTHTRHGVTPALQVLCWRSVCVLYTLLVCVLLPELAHSAKPRCGVELIADLQFVCGDRGFYRGHPGAVRSAGPRRRGKGIVEQCCVKGCDLQHLEHYCAKPKRERRHARHTPPTPHTEDQFWLMFLRRYEMNQFENEPEKFLERLKDRTLYKRKFGNASLLPVISGKIPRSPQRLKHRRKRRN is encoded by the exons ATGACACACACTCGACACGGAGTAACACCTGCGCTACAg GTGCTGTgttggaggagtgtgtgtgtgttgtacacgctgttggtgtgtgtgctgctccCGGAACTTGCTCACTCAGCAAAACCTCGGTGTGGAGTGGAGCTCATCGCTGATCTTCAGTTTGTATGTGGAGATCGAGGATTTTatagag gtcACCCCGGAGCAGTGAGGAGTGCAGGTCCACGGCGCAGAGGTAAAGGAATCGTGGAGCAGTGCTGTGTGAAAGGATGCGACCTGCAGCATCTGGAACATTACTGCGCCAAACCGAAGCGAGAGCGACGTCACGCGCGACACACACCGCCCACGCCGCACACT gagGATCAGTTCTGGCTGATGTTTCTCAGACGATACGAGATGAACCAGTTTGAAAACGAACCGGAGAAATTCTTGGAAAGGCTCAAAGACCGAACGCTGTACAAGAGGAAGTTCGGAAACGCCTCGCTGCTGCCTGTTATTAGCGGAAAAATCCCTCGATCTCCTCAGCGCTTAAAGCACCGGCGAAAACGGCGTAACTGA